The Siniperca chuatsi isolate FFG_IHB_CAS linkage group LG9, ASM2008510v1, whole genome shotgun sequence genome includes a region encoding these proteins:
- the mcl1b gene encoding induced myeloid leukemia cell differentiation protein Mcl-1b isoform X2, which translates to MNIIPPTKRAAFNVTAGVMSFILPQNGVVEGSMHYGSGDSSPHIAMGSSLDSHNGNVGSNDNPKRPKNLGVKSTNGYVTKSLRENNDEIEDGSLPCTPELQSDSEIGVSSCPAGDEVLENDTRQLISRFLRDFTGLSKPQWNDSKALSTMKRVVEDVLKKHRYAYNGMINKLSLDDRGDDASFVSSVAKNLFADGTTNWGRIASLAAFGAVVSQYLKEKGRENCVELVGNEISTYLLSDQRDWLIKNNSWDGFVEFFRVADPESTLL; encoded by the exons ATGAATATTATTCCGCCAACGAAACGGGCCGCGTTCAACGTTACGGCCGGAGTCATGAGCTTTATTCTTCCTCAAAATGGAGTCGTGGAGGGATCGATGCACTACGGCTCAGGAGATTCCTCACCGCACATTGCCATGGGCTCTTCTTTAGACTCTCACAACGGAAATGTTGGGTCCAACGATAACCCAAAACGGCCCAAGAATCTGGGAGTGAAGTCAACAAATGGGTATGTAACAAAAAGCCTTCGAGAGAACAACGATGAGATTGAGGACGGCTCGTTGCCGTGCACCCCGGAGTTGCAGTCAGACAGTGAAATCGGCGTCAGCAGTTGCCCAGCAGGGGACGAAGTCTTGGAAAATGACACGAGGCAACTCATTAGCCGTTTCCTGAGAGACTTTACTGGACTTTCTAAACCTCAGTGGAATGACAGCAAAGCACTATCAACAATGAAACGAGTTGTGGAGGACGTtttgaaaaaacacagataCGCATACAATG gtatgATCAACAAACTGTCATTGGATGACAGAGGGGATGATGCGAGTTTTGTCAGCTCAGTAGCCAAGAACCTCTTTGCGGACGGAACCACCAACTGGGGTCGTATCGCCAGCCTGGCTGCCTTCGGGGCAGTGGTGTCTCAGTACCTGAAGGAGAAAGGCAGGGAGAACTGTGTGGAGCTGGTGGGAAATGAGATCTCCACATACCTGCTGTCTGACCAGAGGGACTGGCTGATCAAAAACAACTCCTGG GACGGCTTTGTCGAGTTCTTTCGAGTAGCAGACCCGGAGTCCACG TTGCTGTGA
- the mcl1b gene encoding induced myeloid leukemia cell differentiation protein Mcl-1b isoform X1, translating to MNIIPPTKRAAFNVTAGVMSFILPQNGVVEGSMHYGSGDSSPHIAMGSSLDSHNGNVGSNDNPKRPKNLGVKSTNGYVTKSLRENNDEIEDGSLPCTPELQSDSEIGVSSCPAGDEVLENDTRQLISRFLRDFTGLSKPQWNDSKALSTMKRVVEDVLKKHRYAYNGMINKLSLDDRGDDASFVSSVAKNLFADGTTNWGRIASLAAFGAVVSQYLKEKGRENCVELVGNEISTYLLSDQRDWLIKNNSWDGFVEFFRVADPESTVRNTLMAVAGFAGIGATLALLISCCEVM from the exons ATGAATATTATTCCGCCAACGAAACGGGCCGCGTTCAACGTTACGGCCGGAGTCATGAGCTTTATTCTTCCTCAAAATGGAGTCGTGGAGGGATCGATGCACTACGGCTCAGGAGATTCCTCACCGCACATTGCCATGGGCTCTTCTTTAGACTCTCACAACGGAAATGTTGGGTCCAACGATAACCCAAAACGGCCCAAGAATCTGGGAGTGAAGTCAACAAATGGGTATGTAACAAAAAGCCTTCGAGAGAACAACGATGAGATTGAGGACGGCTCGTTGCCGTGCACCCCGGAGTTGCAGTCAGACAGTGAAATCGGCGTCAGCAGTTGCCCAGCAGGGGACGAAGTCTTGGAAAATGACACGAGGCAACTCATTAGCCGTTTCCTGAGAGACTTTACTGGACTTTCTAAACCTCAGTGGAATGACAGCAAAGCACTATCAACAATGAAACGAGTTGTGGAGGACGTtttgaaaaaacacagataCGCATACAATG gtatgATCAACAAACTGTCATTGGATGACAGAGGGGATGATGCGAGTTTTGTCAGCTCAGTAGCCAAGAACCTCTTTGCGGACGGAACCACCAACTGGGGTCGTATCGCCAGCCTGGCTGCCTTCGGGGCAGTGGTGTCTCAGTACCTGAAGGAGAAAGGCAGGGAGAACTGTGTGGAGCTGGTGGGAAATGAGATCTCCACATACCTGCTGTCTGACCAGAGGGACTGGCTGATCAAAAACAACTCCTGG GACGGCTTTGTCGAGTTCTTTCGAGTAGCAGACCCGGAGTCCACGGTGAGGAACACACTCATGGCCGTTGCTGGATTTGCTGGTATCGGGGCAACACTGGCCCTGTTGATCAG TTGCTGTGAGGTAATGTGA